In Levilactobacillus brevis, a single genomic region encodes these proteins:
- a CDS encoding DNA translocase FtsK — MEHYDGPAFFRKFAVKPSPEQLEDTTAERAQRSVKQRRERNDRLRLREQRETQRQQRQQTPSRPAERPQSAASVTAKPADTQPAPSSSAENYRPFQVTPIPKQLHWSRPTSESRRRYRRLIASLKKTDQSFLLFGAADEIEEPTTPTVASSASQPAQSSSAPAQPTPMPEATSVPSATSATATEASQPDPADKATPVEPAATASSVAATVEETTASTTASSAVSASAEAPAKVEAMASSEAQSTPESTQSAPATSGSVAAPTEVFYPQSAASAEANAPQSVAPQPESTIGGAGDYLPVGTVKSAVHSAATSTATDSAAPVSSVAASSATAPSRVAVTESSAAAASSASATSPVSSAAVVRSTAHLVVSSAAGTPASVASASHQPAVTADSSARRVSTSVADLKPQSAPDTATFAAASSSVTASSATSTAAQRPAEVNQLLDRVQADQPASSATASVKPKAKPARGLGHSLGDIMQEEGNDQRNLALFDRPSTPAVAAEEAEEQPARGYHFPDVSLLPKPVVPDEEALDEWIEHQAEVLDETLSAFHVDAHVTDWTVGPTVTQFQISLALGVKVNKITNLNDDLKLALAAKDIRIEAPIPGKTTVGIEIPNVKSRPVMLSEILNSPAFKKSESPLTVALGVDLFGQPQVTDLRKMPHGLIAGATGSGKSVFINSLLLSILYKATPAQVKLLLIDPKAVEMAPYDGLPHLLSPVISDPKAAAAALKWVVTEMDQRYEKLAAAGVRNIEQFNDRADANDEPSLKMPYIVIIIDELADLMMMAASEVQDYIVRITQKARAAGIHLLVATQRPSVDIVTGTIKNNIPTRIAFMVSSQIDSRTILDTAGAESLLGRGDMLYLGNGASQPMRLQGAFVESEVDAITDFVRTQGKPHYAFEPKGLLQRETAEENQDELLPKVLDYIAQEKTVSTSKLQRVFSIGYNRAANLIDDLEQRHYVSPQHGSKPREVYLTPDDLGKNLPEPHDKDAPSSL; from the coding sequence ATGGAGCACTATGATGGACCAGCCTTTTTCCGGAAATTTGCGGTAAAGCCGAGCCCCGAACAATTAGAAGATACCACGGCCGAACGGGCCCAACGTTCCGTTAAACAGCGGCGGGAACGCAACGACCGGTTACGGCTACGTGAACAGCGGGAGACCCAGCGCCAGCAACGCCAACAGACACCGTCCCGGCCAGCGGAACGTCCACAATCGGCGGCGTCCGTTACAGCTAAGCCCGCCGATACGCAGCCGGCACCGAGCAGTTCCGCCGAAAACTATCGGCCATTTCAGGTTACGCCAATTCCAAAGCAACTGCACTGGTCACGCCCAACCTCGGAATCGCGCCGCCGATATCGCCGATTAATTGCCAGTCTGAAGAAAACCGATCAAAGTTTTCTTCTTTTTGGTGCGGCCGATGAAATCGAAGAACCGACCACGCCAACGGTGGCCAGTTCGGCCAGTCAGCCGGCCCAGTCATCGTCTGCGCCAGCCCAACCGACCCCGATGCCTGAAGCGACAAGTGTCCCGTCAGCAACATCAGCTACGGCGACGGAAGCTTCTCAACCAGATCCAGCTGATAAAGCTACGCCGGTCGAACCAGCGGCTACTGCCAGTTCAGTCGCGGCGACCGTCGAAGAAACAACGGCTTCAACGACCGCGTCATCTGCAGTCAGTGCTTCTGCTGAGGCGCCGGCTAAGGTTGAAGCGATGGCTAGTTCTGAAGCTCAGTCAACACCGGAGTCGACGCAATCGGCACCCGCTACGTCTGGTTCTGTAGCGGCCCCAACGGAAGTCTTCTACCCACAGTCCGCGGCTTCAGCCGAAGCCAATGCACCGCAATCTGTGGCGCCGCAACCCGAATCGACGATCGGTGGGGCAGGGGATTATTTGCCCGTGGGAACGGTTAAATCAGCGGTCCATTCGGCAGCAACTTCAACGGCTACTGACAGCGCTGCACCGGTCAGCTCAGTCGCCGCAAGCTCTGCGACGGCGCCAAGTCGTGTTGCTGTTACCGAATCATCGGCTGCGGCAGCGTCATCCGCGTCAGCCACCAGTCCGGTCAGTTCAGCGGCCGTTGTGCGCTCAACGGCTCATTTGGTTGTGAGCTCGGCTGCTGGTACGCCGGCTAGCGTTGCGTCTGCCAGCCATCAGCCAGCGGTTACGGCCGATTCGTCCGCACGACGGGTGTCGACATCGGTTGCCGATTTGAAGCCCCAGTCGGCGCCTGACACGGCAACTTTTGCGGCCGCGTCTAGCAGCGTAACCGCCTCGTCTGCGACATCCACGGCCGCCCAACGGCCAGCCGAAGTGAATCAATTGCTGGACCGTGTGCAGGCCGATCAACCTGCGTCGTCAGCTACTGCGTCCGTAAAACCCAAAGCCAAACCGGCTCGCGGTCTGGGACATTCTCTTGGGGATATCATGCAAGAAGAGGGTAACGACCAGCGGAATCTGGCCCTATTTGACCGGCCAAGCACGCCGGCAGTTGCGGCCGAAGAAGCCGAGGAGCAGCCTGCCCGCGGGTATCATTTCCCAGACGTTAGCTTACTCCCTAAGCCAGTAGTGCCCGACGAGGAAGCCTTAGACGAATGGATCGAACACCAAGCCGAGGTGCTGGACGAAACGTTGAGTGCCTTTCACGTGGACGCCCACGTCACCGACTGGACGGTGGGTCCAACCGTGACACAGTTCCAGATTAGTTTGGCGCTCGGCGTCAAGGTCAATAAGATTACGAATTTAAATGATGATCTGAAGTTGGCCTTAGCTGCCAAGGATATTCGAATCGAGGCCCCAATTCCCGGGAAGACCACGGTCGGTATTGAAATTCCGAACGTGAAGTCCCGACCGGTCATGCTCTCCGAAATTTTGAACTCACCAGCCTTTAAGAAGAGTGAATCACCGTTGACGGTGGCACTCGGAGTCGATTTATTTGGGCAGCCGCAAGTCACTGATCTGCGGAAGATGCCGCACGGTTTAATCGCCGGGGCCACGGGTTCCGGAAAGAGTGTGTTCATCAACTCCTTGCTGCTATCAATTCTGTACAAGGCAACGCCGGCCCAGGTCAAGCTCTTGTTGATTGACCCCAAGGCCGTTGAAATGGCGCCGTATGATGGGTTGCCACATCTCTTGTCGCCCGTCATCTCCGATCCGAAGGCGGCCGCAGCGGCCCTTAAATGGGTGGTTACCGAGATGGACCAACGCTACGAGAAGTTGGCCGCGGCGGGGGTTCGGAACATCGAGCAATTCAACGATCGTGCCGATGCCAATGACGAGCCGTCTTTGAAGATGCCTTACATCGTGATTATTATCGACGAGCTGGCCGATCTGATGATGATGGCCGCTAGCGAAGTTCAAGACTATATCGTCCGGATTACGCAAAAGGCGCGGGCCGCCGGCATTCATTTGCTGGTCGCCACCCAACGGCCTAGCGTGGACATTGTGACCGGGACCATCAAGAACAACATTCCAACGCGGATCGCCTTCATGGTGTCCAGCCAGATTGACTCACGGACCATTCTGGATACGGCGGGTGCCGAAAGCCTGCTGGGTCGCGGGGACATGTTGTATCTGGGCAATGGGGCCAGTCAGCCGATGCGGCTGCAAGGGGCCTTCGTTGAATCCGAAGTCGATGCCATCACTGACTTTGTGCGGACGCAGGGTAAACCGCATTACGCGTTTGAACCCAAGGGACTCCTACAACGGGAGACCGCCGAGGAGAACCAAGACGAACTGTTACCGAAGGTTCTCGACTACATCGCTCAGGAAAAGACGGTGTCAACGTCTAAGCTACAGCGAGTCTTCTCGATTGGCTACAACCGTGCCGCTAACCTGATTGATGACCTGGAACAGCGCCACTACGTCTCCCCACAACACGGCTCCAAGCCACGCGAGGTTTATCTGACGCCGGACGATTTAGGAAAGAACTTACCGGAGCCGCACGATAAAGATGCACCTTCTTCATTGTAA